DNA from bacterium:
CCGGAAGGGCTCCCGTTTCCGGTCAGTATCCAGAGCAGGGCCCGGCGGAAAAGCCCCTTCCCCCCCGAGCCGCCCGTCTCCCAGGGGGAACGGGCTTCGCGGAGTTTTTCCCGAAGCCGCTTCATCGCTCCTGGGGGAGACGCCGTCCCAGCCTTCTCCCCCAGTATATGAACGGGGTATCGGCGGCCGCCACGATCAGTTTGAAGACGTAGGTGGTGACGAAGATCTCCAGCAGAACGGGCCCCGGAAAGACCCGGTAGAAGGCGATCAGACAGAAGACCGCGGAATCGATAAGCTGACTGACCATGGTGGAAGCGTTGTTGCGGATCCAGAGGTGCCGCCCGGAGGTTTTTTTCTTCCAGTAATGGAAGGCCCAGACGTCGTGAAGCTGGCTGCTCAAGTACGCGCAGAGGCTGGCCAACGCTACCCGCGGGAAAAAACTGAAGATCTTCTCCAGGGCCGGCTGGGCGGTGTCCTCGGGCGCCGGAGCGAACCGCAGCGCCACCTGCATGTAGACCATCGCCAGGATCAGGGCCGCGAACCCCAGCCACACCCCCCGTTTCGCCTCTTTCTTTCCGTAAACCTCGGAGAGGATGTCGGTGGAGAAAAACAGCCCGGCGTAGAGTATGTTCCCCAGGGTGGCGGGGAGTCCGAACAAGGTGACCAGTTTCATCACCTGGATGTTGCAGACGATGATCGAGGTGACCATGACCATATAGAGTCCGTATTTCCCGAAAGCCCGGAAAAAAACAAGGACCGCCCCCAGGTCCAACAACATAAACCCCAACCAGAGCAGCTCGTTCGACATTACGGTTTTTCCCGGTTGTCCGCCTCGAACCGCAGGAGGAATATCTTCCAGGCCCGGCCCCGGCCGAACCCGCCGAGTTCGCCGTCGGCGCGGATGACCCGGTGGCAGGGGACAAGCAGGGGTACGGGGTTGGCGTGAAGCGCTCCCCCCACGGCCCGGGCCGCGCGGGGCTTTCCGGCCTTGCTCGCCACCCAGCCGTAACTTCGGGTCTGGCCGAAGGGGATGGCGGCGGCGGCGGCCCAGACCCGGCGCCGGAATTCCGAGGAACCCGCCGTATCCGCGGGCCCGGCGCCCAGAAGCCGCCGCCAATCGCGCGGGGCCCCCGGAGGGAGGAGAACGGGCTCCGCCGGAGGCCGCTCCGGGAGTTCCAGGCGCCTGACCCCGCCGTTCCCCTCCGCCACCTTCACTTCGCCGATGGGACTGGAAATGACCTTCAGGCCCACGACAGCCACCTGATGAGCAGGGACAGCGCCCCGGCCAGGATGAACTGGGTGTCGACGAAAACCTCCTGAAAGAGACCTTCGTATACGATCCGGCGGTGGTAGAGGTAGAGGTAGAGACAGGCGTAGGCTATCGCGGCCAGCATGGAGAAAGCCGGGGGCCGGAGCCAGCCTTCCGCCAGGCCGAAGCCGATCAGCGCGCCTATGGTCAGCAGCAGCGAAACCACCAGAACCTTGGTCCGGTTCCTTCCCAGGAGGAGGGGGACCGTTCCCCTCCCCAACAGCCGGTCGCCCTGGATGTCTCTGACCCCGAACAGGATGGATCTGACCAGGGAAATCCCCAGGACGAAGAGGAGGCCCACGACCGCGCTCGGAAACGGAACCGGCGCGGCCGCCAGCGTCAGCGGAAAACCTACGGTGATGGCGGCCCATCCGGAAGAGGAAGCCACTTCCCGGAACTGCGGCGAATCCTTGAGCCGGCGGAAACCCCGCTTTCGGGGCAGAACGGGAAAAAGATACAGGACCCCGGTAAGCACCACCAGGAGAGCGAGCACGGCCGGACCGGGCCCGGAAGCGAGACCGAGGCCGACCGCCACGGCCACCTCCGCGGCCGCCAACAGGCCCAGGGGGCGCCGGTTCCGACGGAAGAACTGATAACGGTAGGGAGCGTTGACCATGAGCGCCCGCTGGTCGGCGAAGAGATTGACGGTGTAGACGGCCTGGATCATGAGAAAGGAAAACGCCAGGGGAACGGGGGCGGGAGCGAGCCCCATTCCCAGCATAACCGCCAGGGTCAGGAACAAGGCCCCCGCCGCCACCAGAACGTTCCCCTTCACCAGGAGCCTCAGCCCGCGGAAAAACCAGCGCACGGGAAGGGCCCGGCGGTCCCGGGACCATTCCTTGAGCCGGTCGACCACTCCCTGAATCAGCCAGTTCGGGGTCGAAGCGCCCGCGGTTACCCCGACCGTGCGGTATCCCTCCAGTTCCGTCAGAGGCAGATCGGTCGCCGTCTCCACTTGAAACACCGGGAGCCCCCGGTTGCGCGCGATGGCGGTTAGGCGCGCGGTGTTGGCGCTGTTTTTACCCCCCACGACCACCAAGGCCCCCACCCTTTCCAGGAGACGGCCCAGTTCCCCTTGTCGTCCCCGGGTCGAAGCGCAGATGGTCTGGGCCACTTCCACCTCGGGGAACTTCTCCCGGACGGCCGCGGAGAGGCGGTCGTAGTCTTCCTGGCTTTTCGTGGTCTGGGAGACCAGGAGGACTTTCTCCAGGGGAGGGAGCCGGTCCACGTCTCCGAGGTTCTCCACCACGTATCCTTTTTCCCCGGCATACCCCTGAAGCCCCTTGACCTCGGTATGACCGGGATCGCCGAAGATGACGGTGGCGTAACCGCGGGCCGCGTATTTTTTAATGATCCCCTGGACTTTGAGAACGTCGGGGCAACTGGCGTCGCAGACCCGGGCGCCGGTCCGGACCAGGCGTTCGCGCTCGGCCGGGGAAATTCCATGGGCGCTGATGAAAACGGTTTTGCCCGGCCCCAGTTCGTCGATCTCCCGGCCGCTGCGGATCCCGTGGGATTGCAGCAGGGAAACCACCTGCGGGTTATGAATCAGAGGCCCCCAGGTCACGACGCCCGGGCCGCGGCGGCGGCTCCAGTCCACCACCATCTCCAGGGCGCGCTTCACCCCCATGCAGAACCCGGCCTCTCTGGCGACAATTATTTTCATCGATTCCGGGACGGCCCCCGGCCGGCTTTCCCCGGAGAGGCGCCGGCTCCTCCCTCCTGCATCAGGCCAGAATAATACGGGCGTCGAGGGCCCGGGCGCCCCGGCCGTCGACCAGAACGGGGTTGGCGTCGAGTTCGGAGATGCGCGGATGCTCCAGCATCAGCCGGGAGACCCTGCTGATAAGGTCGGCCAAAGCCTCGAAATCGATCGGGCCGGCGCCCCTCATTCCTTCCAGGATGGGGAAGGTGCGGATCGATCGGATCTGGCGCAGGGCCTCTTCCCGGGAAACCGGCGCCACCCGGAAAGCGACGTCCTTGAGCACCTCGACGAAAATCCCTCCCAGCCCGAACATGACGATGGGTCCGAATTGGGGGTCGGTGCTGGCCCCTACGATCACCTCGCGCCCGTCGGGAACCGAGATCATTTTCTGGACCAGGACTCCGCGGATCGAGGCTTCGGGGTCGTAGGCCGCGGCGTTGGCGACGATCTCCTTCCACGCCGCTTCGACTTCCTTTCCCGTTTTCAGGCCGACCTTGACTCCCCCCGCGTCCGATTTATGCACGATCTGCGCGGACATGATTTTCATGACCACGGGATAGCCGATTTCGGCGGCGGCGGCGGCGGCGTCCTCCGCCGACACCGCCAGGCGCCCCGGGGCGACGGGGATGCCGGCTTCGGAGAAGATCTTCTCCGCTTCGTATTCGAGCAGGGTTCTGCGGCCTTCCGCCGCGGCTTCGTCGAGGATGGCGTCGATCTTCATCTCTTTCTCCTCGGCTCCGGGGTTAGGCCCGCAGCCGGTACTCGCCGTAATCGGCCAGGGCTTTCATGGTGTACGCGGCGGCTTTGACGTCGAAAAAATTGGGGATGTCGTGGTCGGCCAGGTACTGGATGCCCTCCGCCGAGATCATCCCCCCCATGAAAGCCGCCAGGGTCGGCTTCGCGTATTTTCTGGCGGTCTCGACCACCGCCCGGGCGTCGCCGAGGTTGTCCGTGACCGCCTGCAGGGTCTGAATCACGATGACCCCGTCGTAGCGGTCCGAACTCATCACTTCCTCCAGCACCGCCCGGTAACGGTCGGGGCCGGCGTCGCCGACGATATCGAAAGGGTTCCCGCGGGACCAGGCCGGGTGAAGGAGCCCGGTCCCGTCCAGGCGCTTGATGCATTCGGGCGAGGGGTCCGGTAGTTCCAGGCCGACTTCCTGACAGTAATCGGTGCACATGACGCCGCAGGCCCCCCCGTTGGTGACGATGGCGACTCTCCTTCCCTTCATCAGGGGCTGGTGGGCCAGGGCGCGGCTGATGGAAAGCAGTTCGGTCAGGTTGTCGGCCAGGATCACGCCCGCTTGGCTGAAGACGCCCCGGTAGACGGCGTAGCTTCCCGAAAGCGATCCCGTATGGGAAGAAACCGCCTTGGTTCCCTTGGCCGAACGCCCGGCCTTGAGGGCCACGATCGGCTTGATTTTGGAGACCTCGCTCGCCACCTCCAGGAACCGGCGCCCGTCGCTGACGCCCTCGATGTAGAGGGCGATCGCCCGGGTGTAGTCGTTGTGGGCAGCCCAGGCCAGAAAATCGGGCACATCCAGGTCGGCTTTGTTCCCGTAGCTGACGACCGCGCTGAATCCGTATTTCTCGTC
Protein-coding regions in this window:
- a CDS encoding queuosine precursor transporter — protein: MSNELLWLGFMLLDLGAVLVFFRAFGKYGLYMVMVTSIIVCNIQVMKLVTLFGLPATLGNILYAGLFFSTDILSEVYGKKEAKRGVWLGFAALILAMVYMQVALRFAPAPEDTAQPALEKIFSFFPRVALASLCAYLSSQLHDVWAFHYWKKKTSGRHLWIRNNASTMVSQLIDSAVFCLIAFYRVFPGPVLLEIFVTTYVFKLIVAAADTPFIYWGRRLGRRLPQER
- a CDS encoding MGMT family protein, which gives rise to MGLKVISSPIGEVKVAEGNGGVRRLELPERPPAEPVLLPPGAPRDWRRLLGAGPADTAGSSEFRRRVWAAAAAIPFGQTRSYGWVASKAGKPRAARAVGGALHANPVPLLVPCHRVIRADGELGGFGRGRAWKIFLLRFEADNREKP
- the ispH gene encoding 4-hydroxy-3-methylbut-2-enyl diphosphate reductase, whose product is MKIIVAREAGFCMGVKRALEMVVDWSRRRGPGVVTWGPLIHNPQVVSLLQSHGIRSGREIDELGPGKTVFISAHGISPAERERLVRTGARVCDASCPDVLKVQGIIKKYAARGYATVIFGDPGHTEVKGLQGYAGEKGYVVENLGDVDRLPPLEKVLLVSQTTKSQEDYDRLSAAVREKFPEVEVAQTICASTRGRQGELGRLLERVGALVVVGGKNSANTARLTAIARNRGLPVFQVETATDLPLTELEGYRTVGVTAGASTPNWLIQGVVDRLKEWSRDRRALPVRWFFRGLRLLVKGNVLVAAGALFLTLAVMLGMGLAPAPVPLAFSFLMIQAVYTVNLFADQRALMVNAPYRYQFFRRNRRPLGLLAAAEVAVAVGLGLASGPGPAVLALLVVLTGVLYLFPVLPRKRGFRRLKDSPQFREVASSSGWAAITVGFPLTLAAAPVPFPSAVVGLLFVLGISLVRSILFGVRDIQGDRLLGRGTVPLLLGRNRTKVLVVSLLLTIGALIGFGLAEGWLRPPAFSMLAAIAYACLYLYLYHRRIVYEGLFQEVFVDTQFILAGALSLLIRWLSWA
- a CDS encoding acetate--CoA ligase family protein: MKIDAILDEAAAEGRRTLLEYEAEKIFSEAGIPVAPGRLAVSAEDAAAAAAEIGYPVVMKIMSAQIVHKSDAGGVKVGLKTGKEVEAAWKEIVANAAAYDPEASIRGVLVQKMISVPDGREVIVGASTDPQFGPIVMFGLGGIFVEVLKDVAFRVAPVSREEALRQIRSIRTFPILEGMRGAGPIDFEALADLISRVSRLMLEHPRISELDANPVLVDGRGARALDARIILA
- a CDS encoding CoA-binding protein, with the protein product MSVDLKALHDEIDPFFYPRGVAVIGASRKDKKVGHTVLKSLIDGGEFPRPGLRGFDGGIYPVNPGEKEILGLACYPSVLDAPGPVDVAVFCVPGPAVAGAMKECGRKGVKGAVILTAGFGEAGESGKKLQEEFMVVAREYGIRVIGPNCLGSLYPPGNLNASFGITLPFSGPVALFSQSGALVDCIIDWSIDEKYGFSAVVSYGNKADLDVPDFLAWAAHNDYTRAIALYIEGVSDGRRFLEVASEVSKIKPIVALKAGRSAKGTKAVSSHTGSLSGSYAVYRGVFSQAGVILADNLTELLSISRALAHQPLMKGRRVAIVTNGGACGVMCTDYCQEVGLELPDPSPECIKRLDGTGLLHPAWSRGNPFDIVGDAGPDRYRAVLEEVMSSDRYDGVIVIQTLQAVTDNLGDARAVVETARKYAKPTLAAFMGGMISAEGIQYLADHDIPNFFDVKAAAYTMKALADYGEYRLRA